A genomic region of Mesobacillus jeotgali contains the following coding sequences:
- a CDS encoding YkvA family protein, with product MLGTKKLEEGYKKFESKAKEYIKKPEKTDVLLKDAGKKADDHKGSLAEIWDNLQLLFDLVGAWRRGEYRKIPTRSIVTIIASIIYFVSPIDLVPDFLIGLGIVDDAAVIGFVLKQISVDLERFRIWRVSHPASNTIIEEIPLEKDTQSLN from the coding sequence ATGTTAGGCACAAAAAAACTCGAAGAAGGGTACAAAAAGTTTGAATCCAAGGCAAAAGAATATATAAAAAAACCTGAAAAAACTGATGTTTTATTGAAGGATGCCGGTAAAAAGGCTGATGATCATAAAGGGTCTCTTGCGGAAATTTGGGACAACCTGCAGCTGCTGTTTGATTTAGTTGGGGCCTGGCGTCGAGGAGAGTATCGAAAAATCCCCACAAGATCCATCGTGACCATCATCGCTTCGATTATTTATTTTGTGTCTCCCATCGATTTAGTTCCCGATTTCCTTATTGGGCTCGGAATCGTCGATGATGCGGCCGTAATCGGATTTGTTTTAAAACAAATCAGTGTGGATTTAGAAAGATTCCGTATTTGGAGGGTGAGTCATCCAGCGAGCAATACAATCATTGAAGAAATCCCCCTTGAAAAAGATACGCAAAGCCTGAATTAG